The following coding sequences are from one Nonlabens arenilitoris window:
- a CDS encoding DUF5689 domain-containing protein: MKNKINNMRAFHKIIALAFIAAITFSCVGDDDFTVPTFNDTTPVTVDGNVVALSTVASRLAQSGDDTFTFEQSASGVDEYITGYVISDDQGGNWFKELIIQDEPENPTAGLAISIDVNPLFTRYEFGRKVFVKLTGLTVGTSNGVTTLGIAGAGSDIERIAASSEADVIKRDNLVADIVPVDVEFADFSDALELIWVRVNNVQFVEEQIDLSFAAESFDQFDGERSIKSCNDAFGATANLWTSTFSDFKALNIPDGKGSISAVLTRDFFDDVYVLYVNTPEDFDLTDTNRCDLTPVSCGNAAAAGPNTLLSENFETQSTGAAAMPAGWTNFQEAGTETWEVYTSGGTNASLGKSVRVGSFNSNDASTIAWLITPEFDFDAQTGEVFSFETSNSFSDGSTMQVLYSDDWDGTTAGIATATWKPLADATIVDDGEFFGNWVFSDNVSLDCVTGTGHIAFRYEGSGDSGTDGTYELDNISMTSN; this comes from the coding sequence ATGAAAAATAAAATAAATAATATGAGAGCTTTTCATAAAATAATAGCGCTGGCGTTTATCGCCGCTATCACATTTTCTTGTGTAGGAGATGATGATTTTACAGTACCTACGTTTAATGACACAACACCTGTGACTGTTGACGGTAATGTTGTTGCATTAAGCACTGTAGCTTCTAGGCTTGCACAAAGTGGTGATGACACCTTTACTTTTGAGCAATCAGCAAGCGGAGTAGATGAGTATATTACAGGTTATGTGATATCAGATGACCAAGGAGGAAACTGGTTTAAAGAATTAATTATTCAAGACGAACCAGAAAACCCTACAGCTGGTCTTGCCATTTCTATTGATGTAAACCCATTGTTTACAAGATATGAATTCGGTAGAAAAGTATTTGTTAAGTTAACAGGTCTTACTGTAGGAACTTCAAATGGAGTTACCACATTAGGTATAGCTGGTGCAGGTAGTGATATAGAACGTATTGCAGCATCAAGTGAGGCAGACGTTATTAAAAGAGATAACTTAGTAGCAGATATCGTTCCTGTGGATGTTGAATTTGCAGACTTTTCTGATGCTCTAGAACTTATTTGGGTTAGAGTGAACAACGTACAATTTGTAGAAGAGCAAATCGACTTATCATTTGCCGCTGAGTCATTTGACCAATTTGATGGTGAGCGTAGTATTAAAAGCTGTAATGATGCTTTTGGAGCGACTGCAAACTTATGGACAAGTACTTTCTCTGACTTTAAAGCCTTAAACATTCCTGACGGCAAAGGTTCTATCAGTGCCGTATTAACTAGAGATTTCTTTGATGATGTTTATGTACTATATGTAAATACTCCTGAAGACTTCGATCTTACAGATACTAACCGTTGTGATTTAACACCTGTTTCTTGTGGTAACGCAGCAGCTGCAGGACCTAATACATTACTAAGCGAGAACTTTGAAACACAATCTACAGGAGCAGCAGCAATGCCTGCAGGATGGACTAACTTCCAAGAAGCTGGTACAGAAACTTGGGAAGTATACACTTCTGGAGGAACAAATGCTTCACTAGGTAAAAGTGTACGCGTAGGATCATTTAATTCAAATGATGCTTCTACAATCGCATGGTTAATCACACCAGAATTTGACTTTGATGCTCAAACAGGTGAAGTATTCTCTTTTGAAACTTCTAACAGCTTCTCTGATGGTTCTACAATGCAAGTACTTTATTCTGATGATTGGGATGGAACAACGGCAGGAATCGCTACAGCAACGTGGAAACCTCTTGCAGACGCAACTATCGTTGATGACGGTGAGTTCTTTGGTAACTGGGTATTCTCTGATAACGTATCATTAGACTGTGTAACTGGCACAGGTCATATCGCTTTCCGTTATGAAGGATCAGGAGATTCTGGTACTGATGGTACTTATGAGCTAGATAACATCTCTATGACTAGTAATTAG
- a CDS encoding carboxypeptidase regulatory-like domain-containing protein, with protein MNKQISKLILLILLVCGSIASAQVVKGRVIDESTEEPIKGALIEILGTKFTATTDADGFFNFASGIPQGDQKMQVSAADHYNRTLPIVVNELTPVNIDPLYLRVDFSNQEQTAGVISLTENDLSDDQNAANNVSGLLQSSRDIFLRAAAFDFSATFFRPRGLNSEDGRVLINGLTMNKIFSGRPQWSNWGGLNDLQRNQNFTMGLSAADNTFGGLGGVQSIDMRASQQREGSRISYAAGNRSYTGRFMATYNSGLKSNGWAYSISASRRAGEEGFIDGTVYDANSIGLSVEKKINDNHFINFTGMYTPNRRGRQSPMTEEVKNLRGITYNPNWGYIDGEKRNSRIREIEEPILMLNHNWQINDKVKLNTNVGYQFGRIGNTRIDNGGTRLVTLDGQDSYIGGARNPNPDYYQNLPSYFLRNGLDYSNAYLAQQEFISDGQLDWDALYRANASFTQQGGTSVYAIQEDRIDDDLLMVNSILTADITDNILFTGGVSYRNLKSENYARIDDLLGGGGYLDVDFFAQETSNITQDQAAQSDLNNPNRIAGEGDRYKYNYDILVDEIDAFAQAQFKTKKVDFYIAGNITQTSYQRDGKFRNGNFADNSFGKGEQLDFTNFGIKGGATYKLSGKSFIDFNGAYLTDAPTIRNAFPNARQNNNTTTGLESQTVYSTDISYIYRSPIVKARLTGYFTQFKDGTDVGFYFVEGLSGAPTQDGNAFVQEVMTNIDRRNIGGELGLEVQVTPTIALKAAAAFGTNTYSNNPNIYLNSDDFPNVDLTFGDGTTNLKDYHIAGGPEQAYQVGFEYRDPDYWWVGATANFFSNSYVDVAPLRRSENFVTDLDGLPVSNYDEDVARSLLRQEKFNPYELLNVVGGKSWKIGDKFVGFFATINNVLGKEYRTGGFEQGRLANYQDVLDDSNNPIEVFAPRYFYGNGRTYYLNVYLRF; from the coding sequence ATGAATAAACAAATTAGCAAGTTGATTTTGTTGATTTTACTGGTCTGTGGCTCTATTGCGAGTGCCCAAGTGGTAAAAGGTCGAGTAATTGACGAATCAACCGAGGAACCTATCAAAGGAGCGCTGATTGAAATCTTAGGAACCAAATTTACAGCAACTACAGATGCTGATGGATTCTTTAATTTTGCCAGCGGTATTCCACAAGGAGATCAGAAAATGCAGGTAAGTGCAGCTGATCACTACAACCGTACTTTACCTATAGTTGTAAATGAATTAACACCAGTAAACATTGATCCTCTTTATTTAAGAGTTGATTTCAGTAATCAAGAACAAACTGCAGGTGTTATCTCCTTAACAGAAAATGACTTATCTGATGACCAGAATGCTGCAAATAATGTATCTGGACTTTTACAATCATCAAGAGATATTTTTTTAAGAGCTGCTGCATTTGATTTTAGTGCTACTTTCTTTAGACCTCGTGGATTAAATAGTGAAGATGGTCGTGTCCTTATTAATGGATTGACTATGAATAAAATTTTCTCTGGAAGACCGCAATGGAGTAACTGGGGTGGATTAAATGACTTACAACGTAACCAAAACTTCACTATGGGATTATCTGCTGCAGATAATACATTTGGTGGTTTAGGTGGTGTACAGAGCATAGATATGCGTGCTTCTCAACAAAGGGAAGGTAGTCGTATCTCATATGCTGCTGGTAACCGTAGTTATACAGGTCGCTTTATGGCAACCTACAATAGTGGATTGAAAAGTAATGGATGGGCATACTCGATAAGTGCTTCACGTAGAGCTGGTGAAGAAGGATTTATAGATGGTACCGTATATGATGCAAATTCTATAGGCCTATCTGTAGAGAAAAAGATTAATGACAATCATTTCATAAACTTCACAGGTATGTATACTCCTAATCGTCGTGGTAGACAATCGCCAATGACTGAAGAGGTAAAAAACCTAAGAGGAATTACTTATAATCCTAACTGGGGTTATATCGATGGTGAAAAACGCAATAGTCGTATCAGAGAAATTGAAGAGCCTATTTTAATGTTGAACCACAACTGGCAAATCAATGATAAAGTAAAATTAAACACTAACGTAGGATATCAATTTGGTCGTATAGGGAACACTCGTATCGATAATGGTGGTACTCGTTTAGTAACTCTAGATGGTCAAGATTCTTACATAGGTGGTGCACGTAACCCTAATCCTGATTATTATCAAAATTTACCTAGTTACTTCCTACGTAACGGTTTAGACTATTCTAATGCTTATCTAGCTCAGCAAGAATTTATAAGTGATGGTCAGCTAGATTGGGACGCTCTTTATAGAGCAAACGCTTCATTCACTCAACAAGGAGGAACTAGTGTTTATGCAATACAAGAAGATCGTATCGACGACGACCTTTTAATGGTTAACTCAATTCTTACTGCAGATATTACAGATAATATTTTATTCACAGGTGGAGTAAGCTATCGTAATTTAAAAAGTGAAAACTATGCAAGAATAGATGATCTTTTAGGTGGCGGTGGATACTTGGATGTAGATTTCTTTGCACAAGAAACTTCTAATATAACGCAAGATCAAGCGGCACAGTCAGATTTAAATAATCCTAACCGAATTGCTGGTGAAGGTGATCGTTATAAGTATAACTATGACATACTCGTTGATGAAATAGACGCTTTTGCACAAGCTCAATTCAAGACCAAAAAGGTTGACTTCTATATAGCTGGTAATATCACTCAAACTTCTTATCAAAGAGATGGAAAATTCCGTAATGGTAACTTTGCTGACAATTCTTTTGGAAAAGGAGAACAACTAGATTTTACCAACTTTGGAATTAAAGGTGGTGCTACTTATAAATTAAGCGGTAAAAGCTTTATAGATTTTAATGGGGCTTATTTAACAGACGCTCCTACGATAAGAAATGCATTCCCTAATGCTAGACAGAATAATAATACTACAACAGGTCTAGAGTCTCAGACAGTATATTCTACAGATATATCTTATATCTACAGATCACCTATTGTAAAGGCTAGATTAACAGGTTACTTCACACAATTTAAAGATGGTACGGATGTAGGCTTCTATTTTGTAGAAGGTTTATCTGGTGCTCCAACTCAAGATGGTAACGCTTTTGTACAAGAAGTGATGACTAACATAGATCGTCGCAATATCGGTGGAGAACTAGGACTGGAAGTTCAAGTAACGCCAACAATTGCTTTAAAAGCAGCTGCTGCGTTTGGTACAAATACTTATAGCAACAATCCTAATATCTATTTAAATAGTGATGACTTTCCTAATGTCGATTTGACATTTGGTGATGGAACTACTAATTTAAAAGATTACCACATCGCTGGTGGGCCAGAACAAGCTTATCAAGTAGGTTTTGAATACCGTGATCCAGATTACTGGTGGGTAGGTGCTACTGCAAACTTCTTCTCTAATTCATATGTGGACGTTGCACCATTAAGAAGATCAGAAAACTTTGTGACTGATTTAGACGGTTTACCAGTATCAAATTATGATGAAGACGTTGCAAGAAGCTTATTAAGACAAGAAAAATTCAACCCTTATGAACTACTAAATGTAGTAGGTGGTAAATCTTGGAAAATAGGTGACAAGTTTGTAGGTTTCTTTGCGACTATCAATAATGTACTAGGTAAAGAATATAGAACTGGTGGATTTGAACAAGGTCGTCTTGCAAATTATCAAGATGTTCTAGACGATAGTAACAACCCAATTGAAGTGTTTGCACCACGATATTTCTATGGAAATGGTCGCACATACTACTTAAACGTTTACCTAAGATTTTAA
- a CDS encoding DUF1501 domain-containing protein, whose protein sequence is MCDTHKKHQDPNSQAHHEEHEAWSRRTFLQALGIAGAGTFALGGTQISSAMASPITAALSSSTNDRVLVLIRLKGGNDGLNTIVPLNQYGTYASQRPNIALAQSSLYNLSTDYGLPSYMSSLQSRWGNGEMKVVHGVGYAGQDLSHFRSSDIWASTDAVNNEETGWMGRFFENEYPNFLLSPPAIPPAIQIGSLGNLAFEGIQTNYAFSVADPQQLYNLAQNGWQHDALNVPPCTYGDQLSFLRTTTNTTFAYAGVINTAYQASTTQATYGNHTIADQLAIVARLIKGQLGTKVYMVTLDGFDTHANQAGTHADRMQKLADSIDAFYTDLAAYGNQDEVLCMTISEFGRRVEENGSNGTDHGAAAPMMLFGGGLNGNGFIGTHPSLTNLDANGNMIYSTDFRDVYSTVMKEWLCIDPTVVDQAMLNGNYNNINLGFNCTTLSSPSFENQDFKHFVVNRQDSDVLYLKMDVGRKLDIKIYNFMGQQIGQLTNEYYMPGVHEIDIKATLQTRLASGNYIYRISSGSDQYSSQFLIR, encoded by the coding sequence ATGTGTGATACTCATAAAAAACATCAAGATCCTAATTCACAGGCGCATCACGAAGAGCATGAAGCTTGGAGTCGAAGAACTTTTTTACAAGCCCTAGGCATTGCCGGTGCAGGAACATTTGCCTTAGGTGGAACACAAATTTCTAGTGCGATGGCCAGTCCTATTACAGCGGCGTTATCATCTAGTACAAATGATCGTGTTTTAGTATTAATAAGACTGAAAGGTGGAAACGATGGTTTGAATACAATTGTCCCTTTAAATCAGTACGGTACTTATGCTTCTCAACGACCTAATATCGCACTTGCTCAAAGTAGTCTTTATAATTTATCGACAGACTATGGATTGCCATCATACATGAGTAGTTTGCAATCACGATGGGGAAATGGAGAGATGAAAGTTGTACATGGTGTAGGGTATGCAGGTCAGGATTTATCACATTTCAGATCTAGTGATATATGGGCAAGTACAGATGCTGTAAATAATGAAGAAACTGGATGGATGGGCAGATTTTTTGAAAATGAGTATCCTAATTTTTTATTGAGTCCGCCAGCAATTCCGCCAGCGATACAAATAGGTAGTTTAGGCAATTTAGCTTTTGAAGGTATACAAACTAATTATGCCTTTTCTGTGGCAGATCCACAACAGCTTTACAATCTAGCGCAAAACGGATGGCAGCACGATGCGTTGAATGTACCACCATGTACTTATGGAGATCAGTTAAGCTTTTTAAGAACAACTACTAATACCACATTTGCTTATGCAGGTGTTATCAATACTGCGTATCAAGCAAGTACAACGCAAGCCACATATGGCAATCATACCATTGCAGATCAGCTGGCAATTGTTGCAAGATTGATTAAAGGTCAATTAGGAACTAAAGTTTATATGGTGACCTTAGACGGCTTTGATACACACGCAAATCAGGCAGGTACGCATGCAGACCGCATGCAAAAATTAGCAGATTCAATTGATGCTTTCTATACAGATCTTGCTGCTTATGGTAATCAGGATGAAGTATTGTGTATGACCATATCAGAATTTGGTCGTCGTGTAGAAGAAAACGGCTCAAACGGTACAGACCATGGCGCTGCGGCACCTATGATGCTTTTTGGCGGTGGATTAAACGGTAATGGCTTTATAGGGACACATCCCAGTTTGACTAACCTAGACGCAAATGGTAATATGATCTACAGTACAGACTTTAGAGATGTATATTCTACCGTTATGAAAGAATGGTTGTGTATCGATCCTACAGTAGTAGATCAGGCCATGCTTAATGGCAATTACAACAATATAAACTTAGGATTTAATTGTACTACTTTATCATCTCCATCTTTTGAAAATCAAGACTTCAAACACTTTGTGGTCAATAGACAAGACAGCGATGTACTTTATCTAAAAATGGATGTAGGGCGCAAGCTGGATATTAAGATTTATAATTTCATGGGCCAGCAAATAGGTCAATTAACAAATGAATATTACATGCCTGGTGTCCATGAGATTGATATAAAAGCAACATTACAAACTCGATTAGCATCCGGTAATTATATCTACAGAATTAGTTCTGGTTCAGATCAGTACTCGAGCCAGTTTTTGATACGATAG
- a CDS encoding S66 peptidase family protein: protein MREYTYTGLKRNDHVRILCTARSADQADLKPARELLESWGLRVSYGKTIGAINHQFGGTTSLRITDFQDALNDEDIDAIWIARGGYGTVQIIDNVDFSAFAKANFKKLIIGYSDVTVLHSHIQKMDLTSLHSFMPLELKDKSQSCIDSFKKALIGHSQSISIANDNNIEPQELKARVVGGNLSILYSLLGSKSFTNTDGCFLFIEDIDEYVYHIERMIYGLKRAGHLDKLKGLIVGGMSDMRDHKIPFGKNAQEIIKEITASYDYPVIFNFPAGHVKDNRSIKLGADIHVSIKRNQITFTY, encoded by the coding sequence TTGAGAGAATATACATATACTGGTTTAAAAAGAAACGATCATGTACGTATCTTATGTACAGCAAGAAGCGCTGATCAAGCTGACTTAAAGCCAGCACGTGAGTTATTAGAATCATGGGGCTTGCGCGTGAGCTATGGTAAAACTATAGGAGCTATAAATCATCAATTTGGCGGTACAACTAGCTTAAGAATTACTGATTTTCAAGATGCTTTAAATGATGAAGATATCGACGCCATATGGATTGCTCGTGGTGGCTATGGAACCGTGCAAATCATCGATAATGTTGATTTTTCCGCTTTCGCGAAAGCGAATTTTAAAAAGCTAATCATAGGTTATTCAGACGTAACGGTGCTCCATAGTCATATACAAAAGATGGATCTCACGAGTTTACATAGCTTTATGCCACTAGAACTTAAAGACAAATCACAATCTTGTATAGATAGTTTTAAAAAAGCCTTAATAGGTCATTCTCAAAGTATATCTATTGCAAATGATAACAATATAGAACCTCAAGAACTTAAAGCTCGTGTGGTAGGCGGAAATTTATCTATTCTCTACAGTCTATTAGGCTCTAAAAGTTTTACAAATACCGATGGGTGTTTTTTATTTATAGAAGATATAGATGAATATGTATATCATATAGAACGTATGATATATGGACTTAAAAGAGCTGGACATTTAGATAAGCTTAAAGGGTTAATCGTAGGCGGAATGAGTGATATGAGAGATCACAAAATCCCGTTTGGTAAAAATGCACAAGAGATTATAAAAGAGATAACTGCTAGCTATGATTATCCGGTAATATTTAATTTTCCTGCTGGCCATGTAAAAGATAATCGTAGTATAAAACTAGGTGCAGACATACATGTGTCTATTAAAAGAAATCAAATCACTTTCACTTATTAA
- a CDS encoding YraN family protein produces MADHNELGKEGEKIAVNYLLKNGYDILTTNYVYLKGEIDIIAQKGSTIVIVEVKTRSTPDFGDPQDFLKPAQIKRLVSTADHYIEHHAGDDIEARFDIIAIIKNKAGTKIEHLENAFYHF; encoded by the coding sequence ATGGCAGATCATAACGAACTAGGGAAAGAAGGAGAAAAAATTGCTGTGAACTACTTGCTTAAAAATGGATATGATATTCTTACCACAAACTATGTGTATCTCAAGGGAGAGATTGACATTATCGCACAAAAAGGGAGCACCATTGTTATTGTAGAGGTAAAAACACGTTCTACACCAGACTTTGGTGATCCTCAAGATTTTTTAAAGCCTGCTCAAATTAAAAGGCTAGTCTCTACTGCCGACCATTATATTGAACATCATGCTGGTGATGATATCGAGGCTAGATTTGATATTATTGCCATTATAAAAAATAAAGCAGGAACAAAAATCGAACATTTAGAAAATGCTTTTTATCATTTTTAG
- a CDS encoding DUF1800 domain-containing protein: METFTSCNTATLSPYVPTTTKPWNIQRVRHVVKRLGYGLDVAQENTILSQSPTAFVDTWITDSINYMNTPAPVWGNWAQSDYTDFNSEAFPQMVEWLKQTFDDSLNLKLRAKMTLFWHNHFVTKADDYQAPSWLYQYYDLLQTHALGNFKTLTKEIGKNEAMLVYLNGVLNNKWSPNENYARELFELFTVGANNNYTQTDIVEAARALTGYNSWTQLGAPIVFQSSTFDNTDKIIFGSAPTNFDHDSLIDHLFSVRANEISDFIVKKIYRAFVGPELPSQTIIDQLATTFRTGNWEIVPVLRQLFKSEHFFEDDAIGSIIKDPMDCFLTFIKEANFPYTPQQLEVLVYYSANLGQEYYNPVDVAGWQGDRDWINSSTITGRWQGLEYIMWTTWNLDQELFRNLVISIASSNNDPAIIAQEMVDRFVPKTLHTTADYALATQVFKGDVPQNYYDNMQWNLQWGSVPYQVVLLLQHIFRMPEFQLK; the protein is encoded by the coding sequence ATGGAAACCTTTACATCTTGTAACACAGCCACCTTATCGCCCTATGTTCCTACGACAACAAAACCATGGAACATACAACGAGTAAGGCATGTAGTAAAAAGGCTAGGGTATGGTCTAGACGTCGCACAAGAGAATACCATTTTATCACAATCGCCCACAGCATTTGTAGATACTTGGATTACAGATTCTATCAATTACATGAACACACCTGCGCCGGTTTGGGGCAACTGGGCACAATCTGATTATACAGATTTTAATAGCGAGGCATTTCCTCAAATGGTAGAGTGGTTAAAACAGACTTTTGATGATTCTCTTAATCTTAAATTAAGAGCAAAAATGACGCTTTTTTGGCATAATCATTTTGTGACTAAGGCAGATGATTATCAAGCGCCATCATGGCTATATCAGTATTATGATCTATTGCAAACTCATGCTCTAGGTAATTTTAAAACGCTTACTAAAGAAATCGGTAAGAATGAAGCCATGCTGGTTTATCTTAATGGAGTGCTCAATAATAAATGGAGTCCAAATGAAAATTATGCTCGAGAACTTTTTGAGTTATTCACTGTAGGAGCAAATAATAATTATACACAAACAGATATTGTAGAAGCGGCTAGAGCTTTAACAGGATATAATAGCTGGACCCAATTGGGCGCACCTATTGTATTTCAAAGTTCTACATTTGATAATACAGATAAAATAATCTTCGGTAGTGCACCTACTAATTTTGATCACGACAGTTTAATAGATCACCTCTTCAGCGTTAGAGCAAATGAGATTTCAGATTTTATCGTAAAAAAAATATATAGAGCTTTTGTGGGTCCAGAATTGCCTTCACAAACAATAATTGATCAATTAGCGACAACATTCCGCACTGGGAACTGGGAAATTGTACCGGTTTTAAGACAGCTTTTTAAAAGTGAGCACTTTTTTGAAGATGATGCTATAGGTTCTATTATTAAGGATCCTATGGATTGCTTTTTAACTTTTATAAAAGAGGCTAATTTCCCATACACACCACAACAACTTGAAGTATTGGTATATTATTCGGCAAACTTAGGTCAGGAATATTATAATCCCGTGGACGTTGCTGGATGGCAAGGTGATCGCGATTGGATCAATAGCAGTACCATCACTGGTAGATGGCAAGGTCTAGAATATATCATGTGGACGACATGGAATCTAGATCAAGAGTTATTTAGAAATCTAGTTATTTCTATAGCGAGTTCTAATAATGATCCTGCCATTATCGCTCAAGAAATGGTGGATCGATTTGTTCCAAAAACATTACATACTACGGCAGACTATGCTCTAGCAACACAAGTATTTAAAGGAGATGTGCCTCAAAATTATTATGATAACATGCAATGGAATCTTCAATGGGGTTCTGTTCCTTATCAAGTGGTTTTATTGCTGCAACACATTTTTAGAATGCCAGAATTTCAACTTAAATAA
- a CDS encoding endonuclease: MYKYLITSAFVFFAFAKASHAQQDKNDAKQYKIQTVAFYNLENLFDTEDDPTINDEASPMMELAEGLREDVYQKKLTNMARVLRKIGADKSGTAPALIGVCEVENRKVLEDLASHELLRDYDYGIEHYDSPDRRGIDVALLYKKSEFKVINSQSRRLDISDPGSGKRIYTRDQLVVTGELNGDPMSVIVNHWPSRSGGEMRSRAKRVAAAALNQQIIDSLHTTNAMAKIMTMGDLNDDPTNESVLVTLNAQADQEDVRPQMIYNPYIQMLKDGFNTLSYRDAGNIFDQIMLTYPLLKKSNQEGYFYYHAGIYNPSFMTNKSGRYKGYPLRSYNNGSFTNGFSDHFPVYVYLIKEEKE, from the coding sequence ATGTATAAATATCTCATTACCAGTGCTTTTGTTTTTTTCGCTTTCGCTAAAGCGTCTCATGCACAACAAGATAAGAATGATGCAAAGCAGTATAAAATTCAAACTGTTGCGTTTTACAACCTAGAAAACCTCTTTGATACAGAAGATGATCCTACTATCAATGATGAAGCTAGTCCTATGATGGAACTGGCCGAAGGATTAAGAGAAGATGTGTATCAAAAGAAATTAACAAACATGGCACGTGTTCTTAGAAAAATTGGTGCAGATAAGTCTGGTACTGCTCCTGCATTAATAGGTGTTTGTGAAGTTGAAAACCGTAAGGTGCTTGAAGACCTAGCTAGTCACGAGCTATTAAGAGACTATGATTATGGAATAGAACATTATGATTCTCCAGATAGACGTGGTATAGATGTCGCTTTACTATATAAAAAGAGTGAATTCAAAGTCATTAACTCACAATCGAGACGTCTAGACATATCAGATCCCGGTAGTGGTAAACGTATATATACGCGTGATCAGTTAGTTGTAACTGGTGAACTTAACGGCGATCCTATGAGTGTTATCGTTAATCACTGGCCATCACGTAGCGGTGGAGAAATGCGTAGTAGGGCAAAACGTGTTGCAGCAGCAGCATTAAATCAGCAAATCATCGATTCTTTACATACTACTAATGCTATGGCAAAAATCATGACTATGGGTGATTTAAATGATGACCCGACAAATGAAAGTGTTTTAGTGACACTAAACGCTCAAGCAGATCAAGAAGATGTGAGACCTCAAATGATATACAACCCGTATATTCAAATGTTGAAAGATGGTTTTAACACTCTATCTTATAGAGATGCAGGTAACATATTTGATCAAATAATGCTTACTTATCCTTTATTAAAAAAGTCAAATCAAGAAGGTTATTTTTATTACCACGCTGGTATTTACAACCCTAGTTTTATGACTAATAAATCAGGACGTTACAAAGGATATCCACTACGTAGTTATAATAATGGTAGTTTTACTAATGGTTTCAGTGACCACTTTCCTGTATATGTATACCTTATAAAGGAAGAAAAAGAATAA